One Brassica napus cultivar Da-Ae chromosome C2, Da-Ae, whole genome shotgun sequence DNA window includes the following coding sequences:
- the LOC125582441 gene encoding leucine-rich repeat extensin-like protein 2, protein MDSTIPQGPRNRKAWPELERATARSVGSRGFSPLLRLAVNYTSPVACRATGFLSVALSSYFLVTDRTFSLRPSIRRLCLSPHLIYYRFTIKQLATTPPSNSTTTTPSSSPPPPPTIPTFPPPSSPSTPSALHPSPPNLSTPGSSPPLPQPSPPAPTTPGSPPAPITPPGSPTLNPPSSSGPPSNPSSGGGGGPPRTPSLPSPPSSSSDGLSTGVVIGIAIGGVALLVRRNEEETKKMLTTFLLHHLLVPKLEDLTVDNSNNGGNKTQHHRHRQFMS, encoded by the exons atggattcgACCATCCCACAGGGCCCGAGGAATAGGAAGGCCTGGCCCGAGTTAGAAAGAGCGACGGCTCGATCTGTCGGCTCgaga ggtttttcaCCTTTACTTCGTCTCGCCGTTAATTATACTTCTCCGGTAGCTTGTCGGGCCACCGGTTTCCTTTCTGTCGCACTCTCCTCTTATTTCCTTGTAACCGATCGAACGTTTTCTCTCCGACCatcaataagacgtctttgtttaaGCCCACATCTTATTTATTACCGTTTCACGATCAAACAATTAGCGACAACTCCACCGTCAAACTCCACAACCACCACaccctcttcttctcctccgcCGCCACCCACTATTCCCACATTTCCTCCTCCGTCTTCTCCCTCTACACCTTCTGCTCTTCATCCATCTCCACCCAATCTATCTACGCCGGGATCTTCACCTCCTCTTCCTCAGCCGTCTCCACCCGCTCCAACTACACCGGGATCTCCTCCTGCACCTATCACTCCTCCTGGATCCCCTACTCTAAACCCTCCATCATCCTCAGGACCACCGTCCAATCCCTCAAGTGGCGGCGGCGGAGGACCTCCTCGAACTCCATCTTTGCCGTCTCCgccgtcttcttcttctgatggaTTATCAACAGGAGTGGTGATCGGAATCGCCATCGGAGGAGTCGCTCTGCTTGTAAGAAGAAACGAAGAAGAGACGAAGAAGATGCTTACTACgttcctcctccaccacctcctaGTCCCAAAG CTGGAGGACCTTACGGTGGACAACAGCAACAATGGCGGCAACAAAACGCAACACCACCGTCACCGTCAGTTCATGTCGTGA